Proteins from one Gimesia maris genomic window:
- a CDS encoding diacylglycerol kinase family protein yields MIKSQNTQVKPFQRQTTSAAESDKYRSEWRQRLIDVESGIKFGIRLDSTFFIHFFVGSAVIAAATLLGLSATHWAILILSMTTVLCAQMFNQVLKSIWSILGKHLPAESQNTFKAGTAAVGVSIIGSIITIAIVFGSALYRLLF; encoded by the coding sequence GTGATCAAATCACAGAATACTCAAGTCAAACCTTTTCAACGGCAAACGACATCTGCAGCGGAATCTGATAAATATCGTTCCGAATGGAGACAGCGTCTGATTGATGTCGAAAGTGGTATTAAATTTGGCATCAGGCTGGACAGCACATTCTTTATTCACTTTTTCGTCGGCAGTGCTGTCATTGCGGCTGCGACATTACTGGGATTGTCTGCGACACACTGGGCAATTCTGATTCTGTCGATGACAACCGTACTCTGCGCCCAGATGTTCAACCAGGTTTTAAAATCGATCTGGAGCATCCTCGGCAAACATCTGCCTGCAGAGTCTCAAAACACTTTCAAAGCGGGTACGGCGGCAGTCGGTGTCAGCATCATCGGTTCGATTATCACAATCGCCATCGTTTTCGGATCAGCCCTGTATCGCCTGCTGTTCTAA
- a CDS encoding alpha/beta hydrolase family protein: MQLVHSSKVLMLFLITATGLMAAEDVIQPDPRLPETTPWDLQALSKSPEFEWIDEKSPVRSLMYQGLEYRGKPTKVFAFYASPATLNPEEPQDKKYPGIVLIHGGGGTAFREWAELWAQKGYAAIAMDLAGSQPLDGKNPHDRKHRNRLEAGGPDQSHKEKFEAVKDDQSEHWCYHAPANAILAHSLIRSFPEVDKDHTAVTGISWGGYLTCIVAGLDNRFDAAVPVYGCGFLNDHSVFESSINKLPTEDSKRWMQLYDPGQYLKAVQMPILFVNGTNDFAYWLSAYQKSYEAVPKDTPRNIRIEVKMGHSHPAGWKPVEITRFVDQYLKKQTPLPVVLNPAVKDGKVTAELAEPVKIKTAVLNYTTDAGPNPERKWQSIPLEVDGTRITGPAPPAETKIWFINVTDEADAMTSSPLVSRQ; this comes from the coding sequence ATGCAGCTCGTTCACAGCTCCAAAGTTCTTATGCTATTTCTGATCACTGCCACTGGATTAATGGCGGCAGAAGATGTTATCCAGCCTGATCCTCGGTTGCCGGAAACAACACCCTGGGATTTGCAGGCCCTCAGCAAATCGCCAGAATTTGAATGGATCGACGAAAAGTCTCCGGTCAGATCACTGATGTATCAGGGTCTGGAATATCGTGGCAAACCAACAAAGGTATTTGCTTTTTACGCATCACCGGCGACACTCAATCCCGAGGAACCCCAGGATAAAAAGTATCCCGGTATTGTTTTGATTCATGGCGGTGGTGGCACAGCCTTTCGCGAGTGGGCCGAGTTATGGGCTCAGAAAGGGTACGCGGCAATCGCAATGGATCTGGCAGGATCGCAGCCGCTGGATGGAAAAAATCCACATGATCGCAAGCACCGAAATCGCCTGGAAGCAGGCGGTCCTGATCAGTCTCATAAAGAGAAATTCGAGGCGGTGAAAGATGACCAGTCAGAACACTGGTGCTACCACGCTCCTGCGAATGCGATTCTGGCACATTCTCTGATTCGCTCCTTTCCCGAAGTAGACAAGGACCATACCGCTGTCACCGGTATCTCCTGGGGAGGCTATCTGACCTGCATTGTCGCGGGACTGGATAACCGTTTCGATGCCGCCGTACCCGTTTACGGTTGCGGATTTCTGAATGACCATTCTGTTTTTGAATCATCCATTAACAAACTGCCGACTGAGGACAGCAAGCGCTGGATGCAACTCTACGATCCGGGCCAGTATCTGAAAGCAGTTCAAATGCCGATTCTGTTTGTGAATGGTACGAACGACTTTGCCTATTGGCTCAGTGCCTATCAGAAAAGCTATGAGGCTGTCCCCAAAGACACACCTCGCAATATTCGGATTGAAGTTAAAATGGGTCACAGTCATCCGGCTGGCTGGAAACCTGTTGAAATCACCAGGTTTGTGGACCAGTACCTGAAAAAACAGACTCCGCTACCTGTCGTACTAAACCCTGCTGTTAAAGACGGCAAAGTCACAGCGGAACTGGCTGAGCCTGTCAAAATCAAAACTGCCGTACTCAACTACACAACAGATGCCGGCCCGAATCCGGAACGAAAATGGCAATCCATTCCCCTGGAAGTCGATGGGACCAGAATCACAGGTCCTGCTCCGCCCGCTGAAACGAAAATCTGGTTCATCAACGTGACCGATGAAGCAGACGCCATGACATCCAGCCCGCTGGTATCAAGGCAATAA
- a CDS encoding DEAD/DEAH box helicase yields MDFSETDIQNQQQSEVTTGHSGGPHFLPPAENPAQATITDADRWQIRQQISSESTSLAVTAAVFASGMNGALTRKFNLETTALALLEKAGLQPKWKPTRPRVKTFGMTFPDGMEFMPPKEEKESGTELSQIEGPKAASSETGERKKSTRLKPPANALSLEDRLFYLLQPPLQSWLAGQELIMPFEPFPYQYEGIAWLFSQKSALLADEMGLGKTMQTITGVRLLLRSGQVRRILLVCPKPLIPNWQREFKFWAEELPVTVVQGDTARRRMIWEMPNTPILIANYESMARDFETMGEENLPRFDLVVLDEAQRIKNRDSRTAEVARSIPRKRSWALTGTPIENRHEEMSSLFEWMEIIPPRGTPDLRQLQVLSKEFILRRTKDLVMTDLPPRLDRPAYLDLNPAQQHAYETAEKDGVIQLNEMGDSITVQHVFELVLRLKQITNFDPVTGDSCKLDRLEADMEEIAASGGKAILFSQWTKPLDFMAKRLERFGTLVYHGGIPTKQREPILDQFKHDPDSHLLLMSYGTGAVGLNLQFAGYVFLFDRWWNPAIEDQAINRAHRIGQKTQVIVTKFVCNNTIEERIDMVLEQKRELFRSILGDGDTTCESRSLTASEIFGLFDLKQKKGDVTKKIAPQVPGKSAA; encoded by the coding sequence GTGGATTTTTCAGAGACAGACATTCAAAATCAACAACAGTCAGAAGTGACAACCGGCCATTCCGGTGGCCCTCATTTTCTTCCACCCGCTGAGAACCCTGCTCAGGCAACGATTACAGACGCAGATCGCTGGCAGATCAGGCAGCAGATCAGTAGTGAATCGACTTCCCTGGCTGTGACGGCAGCAGTTTTTGCTTCGGGCATGAATGGCGCGCTCACCCGCAAATTCAACCTGGAAACAACGGCACTGGCATTACTGGAAAAAGCTGGCCTGCAACCCAAATGGAAACCGACAAGGCCCCGCGTCAAAACGTTTGGGATGACCTTTCCAGATGGCATGGAGTTTATGCCTCCCAAAGAAGAAAAAGAAAGCGGTACGGAACTCAGTCAGATAGAAGGTCCCAAAGCCGCGAGTTCTGAAACGGGTGAGCGCAAAAAAAGTACGAGGCTCAAGCCTCCTGCCAATGCGCTGTCGCTGGAAGACCGTCTGTTTTATCTGCTGCAGCCACCGCTGCAGTCGTGGCTGGCCGGTCAGGAACTGATCATGCCGTTTGAGCCCTTCCCCTATCAATACGAGGGGATCGCCTGGCTGTTTTCACAGAAGTCGGCCTTGCTGGCAGATGAAATGGGTCTGGGGAAAACCATGCAGACAATCACCGGTGTGCGACTGTTATTGCGCAGTGGGCAGGTGCGCCGCATTCTGCTGGTTTGTCCCAAACCGCTGATTCCCAACTGGCAGCGTGAATTTAAGTTCTGGGCGGAAGAATTGCCGGTAACAGTAGTGCAAGGTGATACCGCCCGCCGGAGAATGATCTGGGAGATGCCAAACACGCCGATCCTGATCGCCAATTATGAATCGATGGCGCGTGATTTCGAAACGATGGGGGAAGAAAACTTACCCCGTTTTGATCTGGTTGTTCTCGACGAAGCACAACGCATCAAAAACCGGGATTCCCGCACGGCAGAAGTCGCTCGTTCCATACCCCGTAAACGGAGCTGGGCTCTCACAGGAACGCCGATCGAAAATCGGCACGAAGAGATGTCGTCGTTATTTGAATGGATGGAAATTATTCCCCCACGAGGCACACCCGATTTGAGACAGTTGCAGGTGCTTTCCAAAGAATTCATTTTGCGTCGTACTAAAGACCTGGTGATGACCGATCTGCCGCCGCGGCTGGACCGGCCCGCGTATCTGGATCTGAACCCGGCGCAACAACATGCCTACGAGACAGCTGAAAAAGATGGTGTAATCCAGTTGAATGAGATGGGCGATTCCATCACCGTCCAGCACGTGTTTGAACTGGTTTTACGACTCAAACAGATCACTAACTTTGATCCGGTAACCGGGGACAGTTGTAAGCTGGATCGCCTGGAAGCAGATATGGAAGAGATTGCCGCCAGCGGTGGTAAAGCCATTCTGTTCAGCCAATGGACGAAACCCCTGGACTTCATGGCAAAACGTTTAGAGCGGTTTGGGACGCTCGTTTATCATGGAGGAATTCCCACAAAGCAGCGCGAGCCGATCCTGGATCAGTTCAAGCATGATCCGGATTCACACCTGCTGTTGATGAGTTATGGTACCGGGGCCGTCGGCCTGAATCTGCAGTTTGCCGGTTATGTCTTCCTGTTTGATCGCTGGTGGAATCCGGCGATTGAAGACCAGGCAATCAACCGGGCACATCGGATTGGACAGAAAACACAGGTGATCGTGACGAAATTTGTCTGTAATAATACGATTGAAGAGCGGATCGACATGGTCCTCGAACAGAAACGGGAACTCTTCCGTTCCATTCTGGGAGATGGCGATACCACTTGTGAATCACGGAGTCTGACCGCTTCCGAAATATTCGGACTGTTTGACCTGAAGCAGAAAAAGGGGGACGTGACAAAAAAAATCGCCCCCCAGGTTCCCGGAAAATCCGCTGCCTGA